From a single Flavobacterium sp. genomic region:
- a CDS encoding HU family DNA-binding protein, whose protein sequence is MTKADIVAKISEKLGLEKGDVQATVETFMEEVKNSLETGDNVYLRGFGSFIIKTRAEKTGRNISKNTTIKIPAHNIPAFKPAKVFVESVKEKTEVTV, encoded by the coding sequence ATGACGAAAGCAGATATCGTAGCGAAAATTTCAGAAAAATTAGGGCTTGAAAAAGGAGATGTTCAGGCAACTGTTGAGACTTTTATGGAAGAAGTAAAAAATTCATTAGAAACTGGTGACAATGTTTATTTAAGAGGTTTTGGTAGTTTTATTATCAAAACAAGAGCTGAAAAAACAGGAAGAAACATTTCTAAAAATACTACAATTAAAATCCCTGCACACAACATCCCAGCATTTAAACCTGCTAAAGTGTTTGTAGAAAGCGTTAAAGAAAAAACAGAAGTTACAGTATAA
- the gldD gene encoding gliding motility lipoprotein GldD has product MIQNILKLSCLGLFLGMISCGDETIPKPKGHLSLEYPKAKYSKLNSDCKFTFEKNDLALIKDKSCAFEINYPKMKATIYLTHKSVNNDIDKLLRDAQTLTYNHVVKADDIIEQPFINEKKKVYGMFYEVGGNAATNAQFYATDSTKNFIVGSVYFYAKPNFDSILPAAQYLKADMRRIMETLKWK; this is encoded by the coding sequence ATGATACAAAATATATTGAAATTAAGCTGTTTAGGTTTGTTTTTAGGGATGATTTCTTGTGGAGATGAAACAATACCAAAACCTAAAGGACATTTGAGTTTAGAATATCCAAAAGCAAAATATTCTAAATTGAATTCTGATTGTAAGTTTACTTTTGAAAAAAATGATTTGGCTTTAATAAAAGATAAATCATGTGCTTTCGAGATAAATTATCCAAAAATGAAAGCCACAATTTATCTAACTCATAAATCGGTTAATAATGACATTGATAAATTATTACGTGACGCTCAAACACTAACCTATAATCATGTTGTAAAAGCCGACGACATTATAGAGCAGCCTTTTATTAACGAAAAGAAAAAAGTATATGGAATGTTCTATGAAGTAGGCGGAAATGCAGCAACAAATGCTCAGTTTTACGCCACCGATAGTACAAAAAACTTTATTGTAGGAAGCGTTTATTTTTACGCAAAACCAAATTTTGATTCTATTTTACCAGCAGCACAATATCTAAAAGCAGATATGCGAAGAATTATGGAAACGCTAAAGTGGAAATAA
- a CDS encoding heavy metal-associated domain-containing protein, which translates to MKHLKNIGLALLMMLSFASCKQENKEVAKEEIKKEAFTEADLAKMQTASFTVDGMTCAMGCAKTIENKLAEQAGVGQAVVDFETKIATVKFDAEKQSLESLTKTIEGVAGGDSYKVTESKKM; encoded by the coding sequence ATGAAACATTTAAAAAATATTGGATTAGCACTTTTAATGATGCTTTCTTTTGCAAGTTGTAAACAAGAAAACAAAGAAGTGGCTAAAGAAGAAATTAAAAAAGAAGCTTTTACCGAGGCTGATTTAGCCAAAATGCAAACAGCAAGTTTTACTGTAGATGGAATGACTTGTGCAATGGGTTGTGCTAAAACAATCGAAAATAAATTAGCAGAACAAGCTGGTGTTGGACAAGCTGTTGTAGATTTTGAAACAAAAATAGCAACTGTTAAATTCGACGCTGAAAAGCAATCTTTAGAATCGTTGACTAAAACTATTGAAGGTGTTGCCGGCGGTGATTCTTATAAAGTAACTGAATCGAAAAAAATGTAA
- a CDS encoding single-stranded DNA-binding protein, whose translation MNGTLNKVILIGHLGDEVKMHYFEGGNCIGRFPLATNEVYINKTTGEKITSTEWHNIVVRNKAAEICEKYLSKGDKIYIEGRIKSRQWQAEDGATKYTTEIQVTEFTFLTTKKDTDLSKSSLPTGSAPDDFNV comes from the coding sequence ATGAACGGAACATTAAATAAAGTTATACTAATAGGTCATTTAGGTGACGAAGTAAAAATGCACTACTTCGAAGGAGGTAATTGTATTGGACGTTTCCCATTAGCCACCAACGAAGTGTATATTAACAAAACCACAGGAGAGAAAATTACTTCTACTGAATGGCACAACATTGTTGTTCGAAATAAAGCAGCTGAAATCTGTGAAAAATATCTTTCTAAAGGCGATAAAATATATATCGAAGGGCGTATAAAATCACGTCAGTGGCAAGCTGAAGATGGCGCAACTAAATATACTACAGAAATTCAAGTTACTGAATTTACGTTTTTAACCACTAAGAAAGATACTGATTTAAGTAAATCATCTCTTCCAACAGGAAGTGCTCCAGATGATTTTAATGTTTAA
- the mutY gene encoding A/G-specific adenine glycosylase, with amino-acid sequence MEFSNSLIHWYLQNKRELPWRNTTNPYLIWLSEIMLQQTRVAQGLPYFLAFTETFPTVFDLAKAEEEKVLKLWQGLGYYSRARNLHATAKFIANELNGEFPDNYNDLIKLKGVGEYTAAAIASFSFNEPVAVVDGNVFRVLSRYFNIDSDISDGKTKKEFQNLAQEVLPNNNPALFNQAIMEFGALQCVPQNPNCNSCIFSSSCAALQYNKVTQLPVKSKKTKVTNKFFNYLVLKDVDGNFIVQKREGKGIWENLYEFPLIETNELVSELDIMNQCAEMKFYNQKPEEIIILNPQIIQHKLSHQNLHIRFFQLNFNVKLPDSKPLSEINKLPFPIVIHNFMTSNYFNSL; translated from the coding sequence ATGGAATTTTCTAACTCTTTAATTCATTGGTATTTACAAAATAAGCGCGAATTACCTTGGCGAAACACCACAAATCCGTACTTAATTTGGCTATCAGAAATTATGCTTCAACAAACAAGAGTGGCACAAGGTTTACCCTATTTTTTAGCATTTACAGAAACATTTCCAACTGTTTTTGACCTAGCAAAAGCCGAAGAAGAAAAAGTTTTAAAACTTTGGCAAGGATTAGGCTATTATTCTAGAGCTCGAAATTTACACGCTACGGCAAAGTTTATTGCCAACGAATTAAATGGCGAATTTCCTGACAACTACAATGACCTTATCAAATTAAAAGGAGTTGGCGAATACACCGCTGCCGCAATTGCTTCTTTTTCATTTAACGAACCTGTAGCTGTTGTTGACGGGAATGTTTTTAGAGTTTTGAGTCGTTATTTTAATATTGATAGCGATATTTCGGATGGAAAAACTAAAAAGGAATTTCAAAATTTAGCACAAGAAGTTTTACCTAATAACAACCCTGCGCTTTTTAATCAGGCAATCATGGAGTTTGGTGCTTTACAATGTGTGCCTCAAAATCCAAATTGTAATTCTTGCATTTTTTCATCTTCTTGTGCCGCTTTACAATATAACAAGGTAACGCAATTACCTGTAAAAAGTAAAAAAACCAAGGTGACCAATAAGTTTTTTAATTATTTAGTTTTAAAAGATGTTGATGGGAATTTTATAGTTCAAAAACGAGAAGGAAAAGGAATTTGGGAAAATTTATATGAATTTCCGTTAATTGAAACCAACGAGCTAGTTTCAGAACTTGATATTATGAATCAATGTGCCGAAATGAAATTTTACAATCAAAAACCGGAAGAGATTATTATATTAAATCCACAAATTATTCAACATAAATTATCCCATCAAAATTTACATATTCGTTTTTTTCAACTAAATTTTAATGTAAAATTACCTGATTCAAAACCACTTTCCGAAATTAATAAACTTCCATTTCCTATTGTAATTCATAATTTTATGACCTCAAATTATTTTAATTCGTTATAA
- a CDS encoding gliding motility-associated protein GldE, translating into MDPDPASLLHTIDFDFIFGIIATIILLACSAFISGSEVALFSLSQKDVDEVQNKDFNKGLLISRLLEKPKKLLATILVANNFVNIAIVIIFSSFSGRFFNEIESSALRFTFEVVLVTFFILLFGEVLPKIYANRNNIDFAMKVAVPISILNNLLSPISVPMRNGIHYIEKKLSVQKGNFSVDQLSQALELTSQSDTTDGEQKILEGIVTFGNTEVRQVMSPRIDVFALNIEQEFKEIMPKIIEKGYSRIPVYNENIDQIEGILFIKDLIPYIDNNDFNWVELLREPFFVPENKKLDDLLKDFQSMKSHLAIVVDEYGGTSGIISLEDVLEEIVGDISDEFDDEDLIYSQIDDNNYLFEGKISLKDFYRILDVDEDEFEKQKGEAETLAGFLLEISGNFPKKRQKITFHNLIFTIENVDKRRIKQIKVTL; encoded by the coding sequence TTGGATCCTGATCCTGCCAGTTTACTTCATACGATAGATTTTGATTTCATTTTTGGAATAATTGCAACAATTATACTACTTGCTTGTTCTGCTTTTATTTCAGGCTCAGAAGTGGCGCTTTTTTCTCTGTCACAAAAAGATGTTGACGAAGTTCAAAATAAAGACTTTAACAAGGGTTTGCTTATTTCAAGATTATTAGAAAAACCAAAAAAATTACTTGCAACAATTTTGGTGGCCAATAATTTTGTTAACATTGCTATTGTTATCATTTTTTCTTCTTTTAGCGGTAGATTTTTTAACGAAATTGAATCTTCTGCTTTACGATTTACGTTTGAAGTAGTTTTAGTTACTTTCTTTATATTACTTTTTGGAGAAGTTTTACCAAAAATCTACGCCAATAGAAACAATATAGATTTTGCAATGAAAGTTGCTGTTCCCATATCTATTTTAAACAATTTATTATCGCCTATAAGTGTTCCTATGCGAAATGGAATTCACTATATTGAGAAAAAACTGAGTGTTCAAAAAGGGAATTTTTCGGTCGACCAACTTTCACAAGCTTTAGAATTAACTTCGCAATCTGACACAACGGATGGAGAACAAAAAATATTAGAAGGTATTGTAACTTTTGGAAATACAGAAGTTCGCCAAGTAATGAGTCCCAGAATTGACGTATTTGCTTTGAATATTGAGCAAGAATTTAAAGAAATAATGCCCAAAATTATTGAGAAAGGGTATTCAAGAATTCCGGTTTACAACGAAAATATTGATCAAATTGAAGGGATTTTATTTATCAAAGATTTAATTCCTTACATAGACAACAACGATTTTAATTGGGTAGAATTATTGCGCGAACCTTTCTTTGTTCCAGAAAATAAAAAACTAGATGATTTATTAAAAGATTTTCAAAGCATGAAAAGTCATTTAGCAATTGTTGTTGATGAATATGGAGGGACTTCGGGAATTATTTCTTTAGAAGATGTTTTAGAAGAAATTGTGGGTGATATTAGTGATGAATTTGACGACGAAGATTTAATTTATTCTCAAATTGACGACAACAACTATTTATTTGAAGGAAAAATTAGCTTGAAAGATTTTTATCGAATATTAGACGTAGACGAAGATGAGTTTGAAAAACAAAAAGGGGAAGCAGAAACATTAGCTGGATTCTTACTCGAAATTTCAGGAAATTTTCCAAAGAAAAGACAAAAAATAACGTTTCATAACCTTATTTTTACCATCGAAAATGTTGACAAGCGAAGAATAAAACAAATAAAAGTTACGTTATAG
- a CDS encoding DMT family transporter — MENNSTKWYLLVFLGCVWGSSFILMQLGLKGVNSIQLGSLRILFAAIFLIIVGFKQIPQIPLYKWKYIALTAICGTFIPAFLFAFALSKIDGSISSILNSLTPLNTLLVGLLFFGMNVHRTQVFGVIIGFIGCALLVLFGNGENTTENYYYAILIVIASIFYGVNVNLIKKYLSDLKPLTISTGNFLIMFFPALIVLYFTGFFDIIHEPKVQTSLGFIAILGIIGTGFSNILFFKLIQLSSPVFASSVTYIIPVVAFTLGSLFMNESLSLIQLLGAMIVLVGVYFSSKK, encoded by the coding sequence ATGGAAAACAATTCAACAAAATGGTATTTATTAGTTTTTTTAGGGTGTGTTTGGGGAAGCTCGTTCATCTTAATGCAGTTAGGTTTAAAAGGCGTAAATTCAATTCAATTGGGAAGCTTACGTATTTTATTTGCTGCAATATTCTTAATTATTGTTGGATTTAAACAAATACCACAAATTCCATTATACAAATGGAAGTATATTGCCTTAACTGCTATATGCGGTACATTTATTCCCGCCTTTTTGTTTGCTTTTGCGCTTTCAAAAATTGATGGTTCTATTAGCTCAATATTAAACTCATTAACTCCTTTAAATACATTGTTAGTTGGACTCTTATTTTTTGGAATGAATGTTCATAGAACCCAAGTATTTGGAGTAATTATAGGATTTATTGGCTGCGCTCTGTTAGTATTATTTGGAAATGGAGAAAACACCACTGAAAATTATTATTACGCTATTTTAATTGTAATTGCTTCTATTTTTTATGGCGTCAATGTGAATTTGATTAAAAAATATTTGTCCGACTTAAAACCTTTAACAATAAGTACTGGGAATTTTTTAATCATGTTTTTTCCTGCTTTAATAGTCTTATATTTTACAGGATTTTTTGACATCATTCATGAACCCAAAGTTCAAACCTCATTAGGCTTTATTGCAATTTTAGGAATCATTGGTACTGGATTTTCAAATATTTTATTTTTCAAACTCATTCAATTGTCTTCACCTGTTTTTGCTTCTTCAGTAACTTATATTATCCCTGTTGTAGCATTTACTTTAGGTTCTTTATTTATGAATGAATCGCTATCATTAATTCAATTATTAGGCGCAATGATTGTCTTGGTAGGTGTATACTTTTCTAGCAAAAAATAA
- a CDS encoding M16 family metallopeptidase, which produces MKKFIYIAASLFLTMTMQAQDRPQPKAGPAPSININKPQSFVLKNGLKVLVVENHKLPRVSFNLTLDNPPYAEGTKKGVSDLLSSMIGNGTQSVSKNAFNEEIDFLGANINFWDSGASANGLSRYSKRILELMADGALNPLFVQEEFEKEKEKLIEGLKSEEKSVTAIAGRVENVLTYGKEHYKGEYTSEETLNNVTLNDVVLNYNTYFAPGNAYLVIVGDVNFKEVKKEVERLFGKWKKATAPQLTYSDPKDVQYSQINFIDVPNAVQSEIALVNLSNLKMTDKEYFAALLANQILGGGGEGRLFLNLREKHGWTYGAYSSIGSGKYINKFRSGSSVRNVVTDSAIVEVFNELKKIRTELVSEEDLKNAKAKYIGNFVMQIEKPSTIAGYALNKETQGLPEDFYENYIKNINAVTAEDIKNAANKYFLADKTRVVIVGKAGDVLPGLETMSKREKLPIFYFDKFGNPTEKPAVKKAVPAGVTAQTVLNDYIKAIGGDKAVKNVKTLAVMSAGTVQGTPLELVVKTAPKKLGVEMKAMGMTMMKQVVNDKEAYMVQQGQRKDFKDQELKDMQAEATTFKELALLTDKGVTLAGIENVNGVDAYAVKSGKSTYFYDVKTGFKVAEAKELEQGGQKMTQTTYYQDYKDVKGLKFPYKTIMNVGIEIELITTEVKINEGVTDADFK; this is translated from the coding sequence ATGAAAAAATTTATATACATCGCAGCCAGTTTATTTTTGACAATGACTATGCAAGCACAAGACAGACCACAACCTAAAGCAGGTCCAGCTCCATCAATAAACATTAATAAGCCACAAAGTTTTGTACTTAAAAATGGTTTAAAAGTTTTAGTGGTAGAAAATCATAAATTACCTAGAGTTTCTTTCAATTTAACGTTAGATAATCCGCCTTATGCTGAAGGAACTAAAAAAGGAGTTTCTGATTTATTAAGTTCAATGATTGGTAACGGAACACAATCGGTTTCTAAAAATGCTTTCAATGAAGAAATTGACTTTTTAGGAGCAAATATTAATTTTTGGGATTCAGGTGCTTCTGCAAATGGATTGTCAAGATATTCAAAAAGAATTCTAGAATTAATGGCAGATGGTGCTTTAAATCCATTGTTTGTTCAAGAAGAATTTGAAAAAGAAAAAGAAAAATTAATTGAAGGATTAAAATCTGAAGAAAAAAGTGTAACAGCTATTGCAGGTAGAGTTGAAAATGTTTTAACTTATGGTAAAGAGCACTACAAAGGTGAATATACTAGTGAAGAAACATTAAATAATGTTACATTAAATGATGTTGTTTTAAACTATAACACATATTTTGCTCCAGGAAATGCTTATTTAGTAATTGTAGGAGATGTTAACTTTAAAGAAGTTAAAAAAGAAGTTGAAAGACTTTTTGGAAAATGGAAAAAAGCAACTGCTCCTCAATTAACTTATTCTGATCCTAAAGACGTTCAATACAGTCAAATTAACTTTATTGATGTACCAAATGCTGTTCAATCTGAAATCGCATTAGTTAATTTATCTAACTTAAAAATGACAGATAAAGAATACTTTGCAGCTCTTTTAGCGAACCAAATTTTAGGTGGCGGTGGAGAAGGAAGATTATTCTTAAACTTACGTGAAAAACATGGCTGGACATACGGAGCATACTCTTCAATAGGTTCAGGAAAATACATTAACAAATTCCGTTCAGGTTCTTCTGTAAGAAATGTTGTAACTGATAGTGCTATTGTAGAAGTTTTTAACGAATTGAAAAAAATCAGAACAGAATTAGTTTCTGAAGAAGATTTAAAAAATGCAAAAGCTAAATATATTGGAAACTTTGTAATGCAAATTGAAAAACCTTCTACTATTGCGGGTTATGCATTAAACAAAGAAACTCAAGGTTTACCAGAAGATTTTTATGAAAACTATATTAAAAACATCAATGCTGTTACAGCTGAAGATATTAAAAATGCAGCTAATAAGTATTTCTTAGCTGACAAAACTAGAGTAGTTATTGTTGGTAAAGCTGGTGATGTTTTACCAGGTTTAGAAACAATGAGCAAAAGAGAAAAATTACCAATTTTCTACTTTGATAAATTTGGAAATCCAACGGAAAAACCAGCAGTTAAAAAAGCTGTTCCTGCAGGAGTAACAGCTCAAACAGTATTGAATGATTATATCAAAGCTATTGGTGGTGATAAAGCGGTTAAAAACGTAAAAACATTAGCTGTAATGTCGGCTGGAACTGTTCAAGGAACGCCTTTAGAGTTAGTTGTAAAAACAGCTCCTAAAAAATTAGGTGTTGAAATGAAAGCAATGGGAATGACAATGATGAAACAAGTAGTTAATGATAAAGAAGCTTACATGGTGCAACAAGGTCAAAGAAAAGATTTCAAAGACCAAGAGTTAAAAGATATGCAAGCTGAAGCTACTACTTTTAAAGAATTAGCTTTATTAACAGACAAAGGGGTAACTTTAGCTGGTATTGAAAACGTAAATGGAGTTGATGCATATGCTGTTAAAAGCGGAAAATCTACTTATTTTTATGATGTAAAAACTGGATTTAAAGTAGCTGAAGCCAAAGAATTAGAGCAAGGTGGTCAAAAAATGACGCAAACTACCTACTACCAAGATTATAAAGATGTTAAAGGATTAAAATTCCCTTACAAAACAATCATGAATGTTGGTATTGAAATTGAATTAATTACTACTGAAGTTAAAATTAACGAAGGGGTAACTGATGCAGATTTCAAATAA